One part of the Dermacentor andersoni chromosome 2, qqDerAnde1_hic_scaffold, whole genome shotgun sequence genome encodes these proteins:
- the LOC140215863 gene encoding uncharacterized protein gives MASALPFHFAFWFGLWATMPSHYAGIQWKEDLRYLGVPLSQYRSSNAHWSVEVGKIQRNVNLWRGRNLSMFFRAEVCNIFLASRLMYVLQVLHCSRLRLQALHHVFATFIWSSSCESKRGDNLFLPLERGGLGLVHLFIRQIVSRLFFFRDNDHSFLHKMLQLRLVHYIRNIVVSSNAKDVPQAPWGFLKEVVDTFLFLKVRFSLEYVLTASRKAISAALVDSILPDPLYRAPYLSRPYQDVLKRVRKMRVPPGVKIFFFKFHSETLPVKTWLNSRGCLVPWSTNCRLCPRAATIDHCFIDCRDAAFFWDILQRALKKDIDMTPYTIRFLPFKVTGGPPYDMFIVLGLHSLWRSRLCDRLAEIPRSTKSFFRESAAYVRSVYAAQEPPPDWMHLLDACVCLPEF, from the exons ATGGCGAGTGCTCTTCCCTTCCATTTTG ctttttggtttggattatgggccacaatgccatcacattacgcaggcattcaatggaaagaagatctgcgttatttaggtgtgcctctctcacagtatagaagtagcaacgctcattggtcggtagaagttggcaaaattcaacgtaaCGTGAATTtatggcgagggcggaatttgtcaatgttcttTCGCGCTGAAGTGTGTAACAttttcttagcttcccgtcttatgtatgtgctgcaagtactgcactgctcacgacttcgccttcaggcactgcatcacgtatttgcaacatttatttggagttcCAGTTGTGAATCGAAGCGGGGCGACAATCTGTTCCTCCCacttgaacgtggtggtctaggattagtgCACCTCTTCATCAGGCAAATTGTTtcacgcctgtttttctttcgagacaatGACCATTCATTTTTGCATAAAATGTTGCAACTCCGTTTAGTTCATTATATTCGtaatatagtagtgtcatcaaatgccaaagatgtcccacaggctccttggggctttcttaaggaggttgttgacacattccttttcttgaaagttagattcagcctggagtacgtgttaactgcgagtcgaaaagcaatttctgcggcactggtggactctattttgccagatcctttgtatcgtgcaccttatttaagccgaccttatcaggatgtacttaagcgCGTCAGAAAAATGCgtgtacctcctggagtaaaaatatttttctttaaatttcatTCGGAgacactccctgttaaaacttggttgaattcgaggggttgccttgtgccgtggtcaacaaactgtcggctctgtccacgtgccgcaaccatagatcactgcttcatagactgtagggacgctgcattcttttgggacattctccaacgggcGCTTAAAAAGGATATTGACATGACTCCATAtacaattaggtttctaccgtttaaggttacgggtggtcctccctatgacatgttcatagtacttggtTTACATAGCCTATGGAGAAGTAGACTGTGTGACCGCCTTGCCGAAATCCCGCGATCTACAaagtccttctttcgcgaaagtgctgcttatgtaagaagtgtctacgctgcgcaggaacctccgccagactggatgcacttgttggatgcatgtgtgtgtttgcctgagttttaa